The Scyliorhinus canicula chromosome 21, sScyCan1.1, whole genome shotgun sequence region TTTACCCCATGGTCATTTCATTTCTGATTCTTCTATgcacattttttgtttttattcattcatgagatgtggatgttgctgggccagcatttatcgcccttccctaattgcccttgaactgagaggtTTGCTAGGccaattcagagggcatttaagactcaaccacgttgctgtgggtctggagtcatctgTACGCCAAATGAGAAAAGGgtagtgcagcacggtggtgcagtggttagcattgctgcctcatggcgctgaggtcccaggtttgatcccggctctaggtcactgtccgtgtggagtttgcacattctccctatgtttgcatggatttcgcccccacatcccaaagaagtgcagggtaggtggattggccatgctaaattgacccttaattgggggaaaaaatatttgggtactctaaatttacaaaagaaatgaaagaaaagggtgacagatttccttccccaaaggtcatgagtgaatcagatgggtgtgTACAACAATTAACAGTAGTTAAAAcaggacttttaattccatatttttaaattgaattcaagtttcaccctctgccctggtgggattcgaacccggtacCCCAGACCAATACCCTGGGGTCTTTgaattactcatccagtgacaataccacaaagtTACCCCTGTCCCAATGCATGATTAATTAAGGATATATCAAGATGACAAACATTTTACTCATAGCTATAGCTGTAAATTAGTTTAAGCTGGATAACATAAAGGAGATGCCAATTTGGAGTTCTATTTTTGCAGTCGTTTTTGAACACATACTTTCTATTTATTCTGCCTTctaaaaatagaaaatgatgGCAATTGATGGAATTTCTGAGGGAAGTTAGTTTCCTTTCTTGCGGTGGagctgaatgatttttttttcagaaatCCTGTTTAACTTTTAATTAGGTTCATGTAAATTATTCCAGCAACAATTGTGGCATTGATTATTTTCTATTAAATTCATTCTGTCTGCATTGCAGTACAAACTAATAGGAATTAAAGTTGAGAATTCATGTACTTGCACTATTGGATGAATTTGGAACTGCCCATTGTCTCACAGCCAATCAAATGAAATCCAATACATTGCTATTTCGTTAGTGTGTTCAAGATAAGTAAGAATGAGAGTGGTTCCTGTGATTTGAGATGGAAAAAGCATACAGCTTGAATAACAGCCAAATACCGTTTTGAGTTTTCACAAAGGCTCTCCATGAGTACTTAAAAACCAGTAATCCTGGTCACCCAAATAATGTTTCTAAACCTCTGGACAGAACTGATTTCTGTCTGTAAAGTCCATGCATGATGCATCACGGTGCTGGCTTGAATCTAACAATGACATAATTTCAGAGTATCTGTGAAAAGAAACTTAAAATGAGCAACAATAAACCTGGAATTTAAAAGAGGATAAGGAAATCTCGTAATGATGCAGACCGTCTTTTTACTATTTCCTCACCAGCTTTCTGGGGGAGATTCGGACTGTAGCGTTGATGAAACTGATGACGGCTCCAAGAAGAAAAAGACCAAGAATTTGTAAGTTTGATCCTTTCATTTGTAACCGGATTTCATATCGGCTGCTGTAATAAGTTCTCAATTTTTGTTAGTTTGGGAACAACATATTACTTCTGTTCTCGTTTTCAATTTTACAACATTAATCTCCTGTTCAAAGAGGGAATAACAATGACTGATCTTAATGATTTAACTCGGTTTATTTCTTTCAGGGTTCCCTTCGCAAAGAGTGAGTTGCAGGAACATTATTTTTCCCCTTACTGTTTCAATTAGGTTTAAACGGTGGCAGACAATTGGTCAGTTAAATGTTCATCACAGAAATACATTTTTCAGTAATGCGTAAGTTACGGATCTTGGGATGCATTTTGAGTGTTTGAAGAAGAATAGCTAACGCACACAGTGATGAATCCTGCAGCAGTGCTAAAAGCAAATACATCTTTGGAAGTGATCTTTGGTTTCATTACAAGCACTGATGGACGGAAGGTTCAGATTGGGGGCAGGAAGGATGAAACATGATCCTGAGGCCCTGCCACATTAAAACAATACAGATGGGCAGGAGTTAAAAATCCAGCTGTTTCCAGTCAGTAATTATGAGGGGATAAAGCCCAGACAGATATAGACTAATAGTCTGAAACAATCAAgtgttttttttgaaaataaCAATTCCAATTATACaggttaaaaatattttcatggtAATTCACCTGGTTACATCACAAATTTGACTTTGCATAATTTTGGATTCAGATGCCTCCTTTGTTAGATATGGACCTGTTAAAAATATCACCCCATGAAATTCAACACATTTAATAACCAGGTTTAAAACTAATAATATTCCATAGTGCATTATAGTAGttcaaatttatattttttgTCATTCATATTCGTTATAAATTCATTTTACAAAGTGTCAATATGTATATTCAAACTGAAAAATGATTCTCAAAGTAACAAAATGACTTTACTGTCTAGTTAGTAGAAGTAGAAATATTTATTCAAAAAGAGCTAGTAAGCGTTTGAGAAACAGTCCAGTGTGAAATACCCATGTTCACCAGAAGGTGGAACCAAGAGCACAACAACCAATTGTGGACAAGCATTTGCAGCGAGCTTTAAAAATATCTATGTTTGATTTTGCTCATGCTCTGCGTAGATTAGAAGAGAAACAATTAAAGAGTAAGAAAATGTCCCAGTAAATGAAGCTAATGTATAATAGGGTTGGTTGTGTTATGCTTTTGGTTGAAATAATTACAGTTTTCCCCCTCATAAAGCCTTTTGTTGAATAGTGTAGCCTGATTGGTTCATGAGTTGGCCTTTATCCAGCCCACACTTACTACTTAATCTGCCTTCCTGGGAGAGCATCAATATAACGATCTGTCTCAAAACACTGCAGTCGGGCACTACTCACAGATAGAGTTATCCAAATGCTACACACAATGGTTGACTTTTCAGAAAAATATTTGGAAAGGTAGGAGATAAGTCAGATCCTAAGAAGATGTTATTTTTTGTAGTAGAATTAATTGTgggggcttggttatttttaataCATTTCTGGTATTTGTTGCCATTAATGGATTTCTAATATTAAAGATGCTTGGGATAAAATATGTTTTCTGTAGTCCTTAAATATTTACTATTGCTAAGGAAATGCTAAGATTAAATATCTGAGATGTATGGCCAGTTAATCCTTCCAGCTAGAAATACAATTTAATTCCACTGAATTCTGAAACAGAGGTTTAATTTTCATAGTTTGAGCTTCATGGCAATGGTCTTGGGACAGATTATGTTTTTATATATGCTTTCCTTTCGGGTTTAGCTTGAATGGCAAGGAGCTCTTTATTTCTATATATATTAAATTACAGAGTAGTTGTTGAAGCATCATGTCCCAGCATAACTTTGAAAACCATGTGATAGAATGCACTCTCCCAGTCATTCTTATCCATTGCACTGTTATCCCATTATAATGTTTTATCGCAGATTGTTTTTGCAGTGTTGCTATTTATTGCTGTTGCTTGCCTCTTAAATTTGTAATCATCTGAATTCATATATTATCTACGATGCCAGTGACCTTTTTCTAGGAACCTAAGGCAAATTGTCTCTTACTTGCAGTGCATTATTGATAGATTTATGAAGTTTTAGCTGTTATGTTTTTAAGTGATGGAAGATGGATTGGGTGGATTTTTTTAAGAATCATGCAATTGACGCATTATGAAAATGAAGCAGTTTgtcattgattttaaaaaaggactaCAAACTCAATTATAAGATAACTTGAGATGAGTCTTCAATACACAACATAGATGCATTCTTGTATTATGAATGTATTTCAGATATTACAAATAAAATTGTATGGTCAGATTAAATGAATGTGTCAGTGGACTAAACACAAATAACATGTTATTAAAGAAATAATATTCAGAAACCCTTTTTGACGAAGAACTTAAATATCAATAAGGAGAGGATAAAACAGTAGATCAAGAAATATCTTGTTAGCTTTTAGAAGAGTTCTCTGGTGCACTGTAATTTGAAGCACCAATCACTTCCCTTTGGTGCCACTCACACCATCAACCACAGTGTAGCATCAGCAGCAGAATGTAACGTGGACAGTGATCCATCAGCTGATGAGGTGGTGATGCCATCTACCCACTCAAGGGACACTGAACCTTTCTATCAACAGAATAGCATAAAAGCACAGGGTTTTTAATAAATATTAAGTTGTGGAACATAATTATGATCCAGGTTGATCAGGATTTTTCCACATCACAAGATAAATGTTTGCTTAAAAGCTGTTTAGTTCAGTCATATTTTTATTAGATCCAAGGTTAAATAAGTTTTCCAAAGGTGATTCAGTTCTACATAGCTTTACCATTCTTTTAAACCTTTTCTGCAAAAGCTCTTTTGACTCATTTCTCACAGCACACAGAGAAACGCAAAAAGCTCTCATTTCTGTTTTTGTACCTGTAGTTTGAAATTTTACCAATTGTCAACTAATTTGTAGTCAGGATCATTTTGAAATTGATTTGCATTTTCACTTGAACAATCCCCGCAGTCTTACAATTGCAAGTTTCTTTATGTCCCGCCAAAAAAGCTATTTGATTTGTTGCTATGGTAACCAGTTTAAGGAGTAGACCTAAATAGCCACCGTGTGTTTCCTGTTTGAGCATTTCAGTTGTAAGTGTGCTTTATTCACCAGAAGTAGGCAGGCAGACACTGACACAACTCTGAGTCAAGTGTACTCTCCTTTCAAAATCGTGGGCATACAGGGCAGTCACTCCCACTTCCGGAATGCAAATATTATGAGCCAGACGGCAATTTCAGCAGAGAACAGGAATTCATGCTGCTCACTGCACAGTCCAGATGTTAGCTCCTCTGCAGGCCAGGGGATTCTTAAAGTTAGGGGATTTTCATGGATCACAAAGTTGTCTGAAGACCCTGAGACTATAGGGACAAAAGAGAGCTGACTAGTATTTGAGGAGACTGAACAAAGTTTACTAACCACATTTTTGTGAAGCCACTGTGAATCAAATGTGTGTTCAATTAAGAGCAGGGAAATATCTTCAAAACTAGTCTGAACAAGTCGATTCAGAAAGATGCCATTTTTCAGAGATCTGTCAAAGCCACAACCACATGAGTTTCATTCAGAAATGCTTTTAAGTTTGCTTCAGCGTACAAGCCCTGGTGGGGGCTTGCATCGACGGCACACCATGAAAGAGTAAGTTAAGAATGAGCTCACCTAATGTTTGAAAATAGAGGAAAGAAACAAATTTTGTGTGTGAAACAAATGTTTCACTATTATCACAGGGTAAAAGTTTCAGCAGATTAGTGGATTGATTTTAAGTGTGGGGAATTAAATATTTAATTCTTTAAAGTAGTGACTGAGAATGTTTTGCTTCAACGGCAGGGCATGCCTCTTTCTCTGTGTACAGTGTTCACTGAGTCGGTCAACAATATACCATTCTCAAATAAGTAATTCTTCAGCAGTTGCTCAATATTTACCAGTGtttttttgttttcctttattCATAGGGCCAAAGATATGAAAAACCGTTTGGGATTTCTACGACGGCGGAATGAATCcggtgcaggcagcaatgctgcAAAGCTCGATAAAGTCATTAAAACTGTGAAGTAAGTCTTGAATTTTTGTTTCTACATTTAAAGTTACAACCTTGTTTTTTGTCAACCCATTCTGGCTGGTAAAACGTGATCATTTTTCACTTTGATTTATGTGCCATTTCAAAAGCCAAATAATAACAGAGTCAGAGGAGAAGAAGAAATGTTAGTCAATAATGGTGAAATGCAATAACTGTGCATTGCAAAGTTGAAGTAGTCTTTCAAAGATAAAAGTGAAGAATAATGATGACATTTATTACCCAGTGATCATTCAGTCTCACTTTATCAGTGCAGAGAACCTGATAAGTTAATTGATTATGGTTCAGCTTTACTATTACTTTTCTTGGGTTTAACCATGTAATGTTGGCCTTTGTGAGCACTGAGTCTGTCTTGAAGTaattttttttgaggaagtatATTGGCTGTGCTGTCTGAAAGCTGAATATGTGCAGACTACTACACATGAAGTATACAAAGACAGCTCTGTAGCCCACCTAGGAAAATGTGGTTCTGCACATGACAGCATCTTGTTAGGAGTACTGGAAATATGCCTAGGAAAATCTGCATTTGCCTGCAAACCTCCAcaagagatttatttatctattaGCTGTCTAATAGATGCCAATGAGACAGTGTTGTAGTCATGCCCTGCGATGCACAGAATCCTACAATGTAGCCACAGATTTGGAAGATGGAAGGAAAAATAAGCACACATATTTGTGTGAACTCAGGCTTCTGTTGCAGTAAATCACTTTGGGGATGAATTGGTGGAACAAAATCTAGGGCAGATTTGGTAACTGAGAGTTGGTTTAAAGCTTGAGGTGATTACAGACCAACCTGAAAAGCAAGTTTGCACAATGTGTCATAATGTCTTCAGGGTTGGTGTTGATGATTAGCTAGACGTGGGAGACAACCGGACTAGCCAACCAGATGATGGGATTTTGCTGCCAGTTAAattctcaaacacgcaataattTAAAAAGGTGTGGAAATGTATTTATTAACAAACTGCTGTACCTTTGCCTGCAGGCCCTCTTCAGAGGAAGCTCTAAAATGGGGAGAGTCTTTGGACAAGCTTCTTATCCACAAATGTAAGCACATGCTTATGTTTTACTAATTCTGTGTTGCACAAAGATATTGAATTGTCATTGCATTGATTGTTAAACCTTTAAGCACTTTTTTCTTTATGATTTCAAAAATATTTGATTAGATGTGAAGTAGCTCTTAGTAAGTTTATTATCGACGAACCTAGTGTTTAATAGTCTAAAATAAAGTTCATAATGTAATCATTTGTGGTAGCATTTTGAATAAACTGAAAAGCATAAACTAATATTGTAGAActtgattctctggtcctgtgcTCTATAACTTGCAGGCATTTTATACCAGCATCTTGTCCAGGgattttatgcccccccccccccccgtgtggtgGGATATTATAGCCCCACAAAGTAAACAGCAATCTTCCCCATCCACTTCATTTGCCTACTTCAGTTTCTCGACAATGTTATGAAGGAGGTTTTCTTTGCTCCAGTTGTAGTGAACAATATAGAGTGAATTGTTCGTCAAGTAGTTTTTCTTGAAATAAATTCAACAGTATGCATTGATGCATAGAATGCATCTTCATTACCTTCATTACATGTATGTGTGACAATGCAATAAAaatagcaaaaataaaacagAAGATTTGATTGATAATGTGGAACGGCCAAAGCTCAATTTTCTCTATGTATGAACAAAAAGATTGTGTTTCATTTGTCATAATTTCTGCATATCTTCAATTTGTTTTTGTAGATGGTTTAGCAGCTTTCAGAGCTTTCTTACGCACTGAATTCAGTGAAGAGAACCTTGAGTTCTGGCTGGCGTGTGAGGATTACAAAAAAGCCAAGACGCAATCTAAAATGACTTCTAAGGCCAAGAAAATCTTTGGAGAGTACATTGCCATTCAATCCTGTAAAGAGGTAAGCTAGGCTCTTTGAATTTCCctcaaataataataacaattctGCATATTCATACATTTTATTGGAATGCATTGAAGGTCGAATATAAAATATACTATTTTCTGGGATTTCTTTTAGGTAAACTTAGACTCCTATACAAGAGAACACACCAAGGAAAATCTTCAGAAAGTGTCACGGTCCTGCTTTGATCTTGCTCAGAAAAGGATATATGGATTGATGGAAAAGGACTCTTATCCACGATTCCTGAGATCGGACCTGTATTTGGATTTGATAAATCAGAAGAAGCAGAGTGCATCGACTTAGATCACATCTCGATATTCCTTACCGGGATCTGGGATAAAATAATTGCTGTGTttacatctttggagagagagaggatcaccATTGTTGTTTAACTCAGAGATCTTGAAACCCACTTCAACGAACTGAATCAGAAATCTGATTGCATCAGAAGTCAGGTGCTTACGAGATTAGTGGACTTGgacagtttttaaaaagaaaagcagtcaggTACTGTTATATTGCGAGTCCTGCTTAGAGTCCCCAGCTCCTGTCTGCTTTTGGTATGTTGTTGGTTTTAGGACACCCCTTTTATGTATTTGTTGTATAACAACAGCATGAAGACCTACAGAACCATTGCAGAGAAACAGTTAATTGTGCACTTTTCATGTGCCCATCTTTCATTTTCTGGAGCGATGTATCCTTCCAGTGCAGCAACAAGAACCCCTTTTTGTGGGGTACAATAATAATTATAACAGAAGACAATTATAAAGGACCAAATCACCATCAAAAGCTGTGCTTTCAAGGACTTTAGAGTCTCTGTCCATCTTCAAAGACTGAGCTTGCAAATTCTGCCTCTTCATGTTTCATAAAAATTCAGACTGTGACAAATATGTCAGAACAAACTACTTTGAAGAAGCTTTTCTGCTGATGATATCATTGCAATTTCTACTTTCCTTTATGAATCCATGTTCTGAGGTGGTACTAAGTGCTCATGCAACAGAAATCTATTAAACAGCTTTGTCATGTGCGGGGGAGGATTGAGCTATTTATTACTATAATCAGATGCTTGATGCATTTCTAATAGGGATATTCCTTGTTTTCCTTTCATTTGTCGAAGTGCAATATTTCAGAGGTGTTTCCTTACCTTTCATTAATTAAGAGTAATTTGTAATATTTTCTGGAGTCTGTACAAATTATGTTGAGATCTGAAAGTTAATTTCCAGTTAATGTTTAACTTTTAACTGTATATACCCCAGCAGCAGGCAGCTGGGGATATTCCAGCTGTATATATGGTTTCTTTCAAATTTTGAGTTTAATAATCCTAATATGAGGCAGTAGATTAATTAATATGTAAATACAAATAGTCTCCGTGCTACAAATGTTGCAAGGGAGACATAGCGGGAATGGTTTTCTTTGGTCATGGTTGCTTGTAAAGGAATTCAAGGAAAATGTATTTTGTCAATTTCCATTGTTTACAGTGCAGTTTCTCAAAGAAACGAGAAAAAGACCATTTTATGTCCTGGTAAATGGTAAATAAACAATTGTTAAAGAGCATATGTTATTCATTCTTGATTTATCCACGTTTATACCTGCTTGTTATCTTTATTTACTAAGTTCATTAATGAATTAATATCACTCAATTGATTTATTACACTCCACCAGATAATTCACATAGTACTGGAAACCAGCATTTCTCATCCCATTTATAACATTTATCATGGACACGATTGTACGGCCTCGTCGGGCCGTGTTGAGGCCGTTAAATttcacaagaggcctcttgctAGATTTGCAACGCCTTAATGAGATCTCGCAAgagtcacg contains the following coding sequences:
- the rgs3a gene encoding regulator of G-protein signaling 3a isoform X8: MLHTMVDFSEKYLERAKDMKNRLGFLRRRNESGAGSNAAKLDKVIKTVKPSSEEALKWGESLDKLLIHKYGLAAFRAFLRTEFSEENLEFWLACEDYKKAKTQSKMTSKAKKIFGEYIAIQSCKEVNLDSYTREHTKENLQKVSRSCFDLAQKRIYGLMEKDSYPRFLRSDLYLDLINQKKQSAST
- the rgs3a gene encoding regulator of G-protein signaling 3a isoform X7, giving the protein MPFFRDLSKPQPHEFHSEMLLSLLQRTSPGGGLHRRHTMKEAKDMKNRLGFLRRRNESGAGSNAAKLDKVIKTVKPSSEEALKWGESLDKLLIHKYGLAAFRAFLRTEFSEENLEFWLACEDYKKAKTQSKMTSKAKKIFGEYIAIQSCKEVNLDSYTREHTKENLQKVSRSCFDLAQKRIYGLMEKDSYPRFLRSDLYLDLINQKKQSAST